The stretch of DNA CGTTATGCTCAATTGGGACCAAAACCACTATGTGTTGATCATCGTCCTTAGTGCCAGGTGTAACTTGAATATACGGCTTACCGCTCAGGACAGATTCGATTCCACTTAGTGTGCTTCCCTCAGGCGTTGAGGCTATTGTTGTTGCCAGCACTTGTCCATTTCTATCAACAACTGCAAATACTCCCGGATCATCAATAGCCAGTTTCCGCATTGCATGCCTTGTCTGGCGAAGACCTTGGGGAGTGCCAAAATCAGTCTCCAGTGCATCCGCAAGCGCATAGGCGCTGGACAATAGGGAATGCTCTTGGTATTTGACTTGGAGTTCCTTGAATGAAATAGAAAGGTAGATTGATGCGGCCACCGCAGCAACTGCAGCAATCGCTAGATGACTTAAGATTAGGCGAGATTTTATACCAAATGTCACAGTCAGACCTCTGCCATCTTGTATCCCACCCCACGGACAGTCAGGAGGAAGATTGGGTTTGCAGGATCCAGTTCAATTTTAGCTCTGAGTCTTCGAATGTGAACATCAAGCGTCTTTTCTTCGCCAAAGAAATCATCGCCCCAGACACGGTAAAGAAGATCATCTCGTTCGAATACTCTTCCAGGCTTGCGTGCCATAACAGCAAGGAGCTCGTACTCCTTTAAAGGTAGAACAACAAGCCTACCCTCCACACGCACTTCCCTTCGCAAGAAATCAACGGTTAGGGATCCTATTGTAGAAACATCAGGTATATCCGAATCCTGATAGCCATCCATTTCAGGGCGACGAAGCGCAGATTTCACTCGT from bacterium encodes:
- a CDS encoding response regulator transcription factor; the protein is MSGKKILIIDDDVALVASLSAGLRDEGFAVVSFNSGENALDIFRQESPDLVLLDLMLPGLDGITVCRMIRRSSPVPVIMLTAKKDDVDKIVGLEVGADDYITKPFNFRELIARVKSALRRPEMDGYQDSDIPDVSTIGSLTVDFLRREVRVEGRLVVLPLKEYELLAVMARKPGRVFERDDLLYRVWGDDFFGEEKTLDVHIRRLRAKIELDPANPIFLLTVRGVGYKMAEV